Proteins from a genomic interval of Arthrobacter sp. CAN_C5:
- a CDS encoding alpha/beta hydrolase, with the protein MTSTPSSYDFTDSDSPMDIRASTVLPATRTDIELRTSDGLTLVGEFAEPVDRPPLATLVTMHPLPTAGGFMDSHVFRKASFRLPALADIAVLRFNTRGTSSPRGRSEGEFDGGAAEQADIEAAVAWAAERHPENIWLVGWSFGTELCLKYGASEPIASAIQGAILLSPPLHRAGDEDLDAWAASGLTLKVLVPEHDDYLQPAAATTRFSRVPQAEVIGVDGAKHLWVGEKYAARVLDEIADTVLPGSSDSLPTTWTGEAATAS; encoded by the coding sequence ATGACTTCGACGCCTTCCAGCTATGACTTCACCGATTCTGACTCTCCGATGGACATCAGGGCATCCACGGTGCTCCCCGCAACCCGCACGGACATTGAATTGCGGACTTCCGACGGGTTGACGCTGGTGGGCGAGTTCGCCGAACCGGTGGACCGGCCGCCGCTGGCCACACTGGTGACCATGCATCCGCTGCCCACCGCTGGCGGATTCATGGACTCGCACGTGTTCCGGAAGGCATCTTTCAGGCTTCCGGCGCTGGCGGACATCGCAGTACTTCGCTTCAATACCCGCGGCACCAGTTCGCCGCGTGGCCGCAGCGAAGGCGAGTTCGATGGCGGCGCAGCGGAACAAGCAGACATTGAGGCGGCTGTCGCCTGGGCCGCCGAACGCCACCCGGAAAACATCTGGCTGGTCGGCTGGTCCTTCGGCACCGAACTGTGCCTGAAGTACGGTGCCTCCGAGCCGATAGCGTCCGCCATTCAGGGTGCAATCCTGTTGTCCCCGCCGCTCCACCGAGCTGGGGATGAGGATCTCGATGCGTGGGCCGCCTCCGGTCTGACCCTGAAGGTCCTGGTACCCGAACACGACGATTATCTTCAGCCAGCAGCGGCCACCACCCGGTTCTCCCGGGTACCCCAGGCCGAGGTCATTGGGGTGGATGGGGCCAAGCACCTCTGGGTGGGTGAGAAGTATGCGGCGCGTGTCCTCGATGAAATCGCCGACACCGTCCTGCCCGGCAGCTCCGATTCGCTGCCGACCACCTGGACCGGAGAAGCCGCCACCGCGTCCTAA
- the nucS gene encoding endonuclease NucS, protein MRLVVAQCSVDYIGRLRAHLPLATRLLMVKADGSVLVHSDGGSYKPLNWMSPPATLRIVTPDEADTELGVTEVWNVQHAKTDDRLVINIHELIHETSHDLGVDPGLVKDGVEADLQRLLAEQIHLAGAGFTLIRREYMTAIGPVDILARDASGATVAIELKRRGDIDGVEQLTRYLELLNRDPLMSPVRGIFAAQQIKPQARVLALDRGIDCLTLDYDMMRGVDDVESRLF, encoded by the coding sequence GTGCGTTTAGTTGTAGCCCAGTGCTCAGTCGATTACATCGGCCGCCTCCGGGCCCACCTGCCCTTGGCCACCCGACTGCTGATGGTCAAGGCCGACGGGTCAGTATTGGTCCACTCCGACGGCGGCTCTTACAAGCCCCTCAACTGGATGAGCCCGCCAGCCACCCTGCGCATTGTCACTCCCGACGAGGCGGACACCGAGCTGGGTGTCACCGAAGTGTGGAACGTGCAGCATGCCAAGACCGACGACCGCCTGGTAATCAATATTCATGAGCTCATTCACGAGACTTCGCATGATCTGGGAGTGGATCCCGGCCTGGTCAAGGACGGCGTTGAGGCAGATCTGCAGCGCCTTCTGGCTGAGCAGATCCATCTCGCTGGCGCCGGTTTTACGCTGATTCGCCGTGAGTACATGACCGCCATCGGGCCCGTGGATATCCTTGCCCGTGATGCCTCAGGAGCCACTGTGGCCATTGAGCTCAAGCGCCGGGGCGACATCGATGGTGTTGAACAGCTGACCAGGTACCTCGAACTCCTTAATCGGGATCCCCTGATGTCTCCGGTCAGGGGAATCTTTGCGGCACAGCAGATCAAACCACAGGCACGCGTGCTGGCCCTGGATCGGGGTATCGACTGCCTGACGTTGGATTACGACATGATGCGTGGGGTAGACGACGTCGAGTCACGCCTCTTCTAG